The Streptomyces sp. NBC_00459 DNA segment AGCCGGCGGTCAGCGGTGCACTGGGGCGGTTGCGGCGGCACTTCAACGACGACCTGCTGATCCGGCTCGGCAACCAATATCACCTCTCCCCTCTGGCGATGGAGCTCTCCAAACGTACGAGCGTCGCTCTCAGGTCCGTAGCGGATGTGTTTTCCCTCTCGTCGGCTTTCGACCCCCTCACGTCAGAACGTGAGTTCGATATCGTGCTGTCTGACTACGCCTCAGCGGTACTCGGGCAGGCCATTTCGATGGAACTCGCGGGGCGAGCGCCGAGAGCGCGCCTACGCTTGAGACAGGTGCCCACGCGGGAAGTGAAAAGCGCGACCGCCTTCTTGCGTACGCTCCATGGTGTGGTTCTTCCGCATGGCCCCGTCACCGGCCTGCCCCACATCAACCTCTACAAGGACACGTGGGTGTGTATGGTCGCCGCGAAGAACAACGAGGTCGGCGACACATTGACCACAGCTCAACTTTCCCGGATGCCGTGGGTGACCGTGCGGGAATGCCCCAAGGCCACCGACATGCTCCCCCGATTGCTGGCGTCACTCGGCGTCGTTGTCCGGGAGCAAGTGCGGGTGGGTTGCTACCGGGAGATGCCACATTTCGTCGCTTCGACGGATCGTGTCGCCTTGTTCCCGGCCCGTTTGGCCGCCAGGACCTCGCCAACGGCCGGAGTGCGTTTTCTGCCCTGCCCGCTGAACGTCGTCCCACTCGTGGAAGCGCTGTGGTGGCACCCCATGTACGAGCAGGATCCGGCCCATCATTGGTTGCGTTCGCTGGTCCACGACGCGGCCCGAACGGTCGTGGAAGATTCGGCAGCGCCGTCGGAGACACCGCCGTGTGCGCAGGCCGGCCCGACTCCGGATGGCGGGAGGTGACAGATGCTTTGGGGGCTGCTCACCGCCACGATCGCAATGAGTTGATACACGGGCTGCGACTGCAGCCCGCCTGGTGCAGACGTCCGCCAGGACCGCCGCCCGTTCACGGTCTCCGTCCGCTTGGGCCCCGCTGCGGACGATGCGCGGGTGGTGACGACGGATCGGAACAGCCCTGGGCGACCTGTGCGGTTCCCCATGCACTCCCTGCGGTCTCGCCACTACTCTTGGCCACACACGTGACGCGTCCGTATTGACCCGAGACACGCCGGGGCACTCCGCTTCCGCACAGGGCGCCGCAGAACGGGACCAAGGATGACGACCCGCGACAAGACGTTGGACGAACTTCCCTATGCGTTCGACGAAAGCGGCAGCGCGCGAGTCGTCATCGACGGCAGGGGTGCCTTCGTTCAGTGGAACGATGGCGCCCAGCGCCTGCTGGGATACCGGCCGGCCGAGGTCCGGGGTCGGTCCGCCACCGAACTGCTGACCGTCGACTGCCACGTCTCGCCCCCCGGACCGGCGGAGAATCGTTGGAGCGGCACACTTCAGCTGCGTCATCGTGACGGGCGGACGCTCTCGATCTGGGCGCTCGCGCATCGGAGGCAGCCTGAGCTCGGCGGCCGCAGCGAGTGGTTCGTGGTGTCCCCGCTCCAGTCGACGCCCCCGCCGCAAGTGGAGGACCCACTGACAGCGGCCGAGCTGCAGCAGGCTCCCTGCGCCACGGCGGTCTACGACGAGAGGCTGCGGCTGCACCGCGTCAACGACGCCATGGCCCGCGTGATCGGTCTCCCGGAGGAACGCATCCGCGGCCTTCGCATCACCGAGATCGGGGGCGGGCCCAGGAGTCTCGATCTCGAACGGCACATGTACCGCGTGCTCGCCACCGGTGAGGGACACGACGTCGAGACCTACCTCCGCACCGGCGGGGAGGTCCGCGAGCATGCCTGGCTGGCGCGGATGGCCCCGCTGACAGACACCGCGGGCCGGATCCGCGGTGTCTGTCTGATGGCCCACGACATCACCAAGCAGTACCTGGCACGTCAGCGCCTCCAGCTGGTCAACGAGGCGAGCGTGAGTATCGGCACCACCCTCGACATCGCGCGAACGGCGCAGGAACTGACCGATGTCTGTGTTCCGGTCCTCGCCGATTTCGTCAGCGTCGATCTGATGGACCCTCCAGAACAAGGTGGCGAGCCGCGCCCGGGCACGCCGTCGCCCCCGCTCACTCTCCGCCGGGCAGCCCATCAGTCCATCACCGCCGGGTGTCCCGAGGCCCTGGTCGAGCCGGACCACACAGACGTCTACCCCGCGTCGTCACCTCAGGCGGCTTCCCTGGTGGCCGGCCGGACGATCGTGGCGGCGGACCCGGCCCGCACTCTCGGCGACTGGCTCGCCTGGGACGCTGCCCGCAGCTCGCGCGTGAAGGAGTTCGGTTTCCACTCCATCATGTCGGTGCCGATCCGGGCCCGGGGAGTCACGCTCGGAGTAGCCGTCTTCACCCGCTACCGGCGTCCCGACCCGTTCACATCGGAGGACGTGCTCCTCGCCGAAGAGGTGACGGCGCGGGCCGCGGTGTGTATCGACAACGCCCGCCGGTTCACCCGCGAACGCGCCACCGCGCTGGCCCTGCAGCGCAGCATGCTGCCGAGAACACTGCCGCGGACGTCCGCGCTGGAGGCGGCCTCACGCTATCTGCCCGCAGCCCGTGCGGGGATCGGCGGCGACTGGTTCGACGTGATTCCGCTGTCCGGAGGGAGGGTGGCCATGGTCGTCGGGGACGTGGTCGGTCATGGGCTCCAGGCATCGGCGACGATGGGCCGGCTCCGCACTGCCGTGCACACCCTCGCCGACGTCGACCTGAGCCCCGACGAACTGCTGACGCACCTCGACGACCTGGTCGTACGGCTGTCCACGGAGACCGACAACGACGGGACCACCGGTGATGTCGGGGCCACCTGTCTGTACGCCGTGTACGACCCGGTGTCCCGCCGCTGCACGCTCGCCCGCGCCGGCCATCCGCCGCCGATCATGGTCCTGCCCGGCGGTACGGCACAACAGATCGACATGCCGTCCGGGCCGCCGCTGGGCCTTGGAGGACTGCCTTTCGAGTCGACGGAGCTGGAACTGCCCGAAGGCACCGTGCTCGCGCTGTACACCGACGGCCTGGTGGACGGCCGCAGCCGAGACCCCGTCGCCGCGCACCGAACGCTGTGCCGGATCCTGACGGAATCCGCAGGTGCCCTCGACAAGGTGTGCGACGACGTTCTCAGCAACCTGCTGCCGTCGCCGGAGGCGCCGGAGGACGACGTGGCCCTGCTCCTCGCCCGTACACACGCACTGCCCGCCTCGCAGGTCGCGGTCTGGGACGTGCCTGCCGACCCGGCACAAGTCAGCGGCGTCCGCAGGGACGTACTGGCGCAACTCGACGCATGGGGCCTCGGTGACATGGCGTTCGTCATGGAGCTGGTCGTGAGCGAACTGGTCACCAACGCGATCCGCTACGGCGCCCCGCCCATCCGACTCCGTCTCCTCCGCAACGCAACGGCGCTGATCTGCGAGGTGTCCGACGCCAACCACACGGCGCCGCATCTGCGGCGGGCACGGACCTTCGACGAGGGCGGACGAGGCCTGCTGCTCGTCGCGCAACTCACCCAGCGGTGGGGTACCCGACACACTGCGGACGGCAAGACGATCTGGGCCGAGTCGACGTTGGTGCAATGAGCTTGGTCGCCCAGGGCGAACTTCTGTCGAGCCCGCCTGTGTGCGTACGCATGGGGCGTACGGCTCACTCGGACGGCCGACGTGGGAGTCGCCCCGGAGTCCGCCCTGGCGAGTGCCGGTTCGGCCCCGGCGTCGGATAGGAACCCGGCGCAGGAGTTGTCATGGGCGCGCGCCAGACGATCGATGCAGTGGGTACGGATCGTCCGTGCGTCGGCAGACAAGAACACCATGGTGGAGTCGTCACTCACGCGCGAAGGCGAAGTACAGGGTTCGGCCGTCGTCGCCCGTCGCGGTGTTCGAACCGCCGCTCAGGCCGAGCGCTGCGGGCGGATCGAACCTGGTGCCGATCGCGGGGACGGCGTCGAGGACTTTGCCTGTCACGGACCGCGTGCACGCCCCTTGCCAACGTCCAGCGAACCGGTTCCGGCTCAGGGGCGTGAGGGCACCCGGACGGCAACTGCGGTCACACTCATTGACGGCTATGCATGCCCATGACACTCTCAGAATGGGAGCGCTCCCACACCCCTGGGACCACAACATCCGGAGCCGCTCATGCCCACGTCAGACTTGTTACGTCACCACAGCAGGCCCCTCGCAGCCGTTCTGCTGACGAGTTCCCTCCTTCTCGGCGGCGTGCTTGCCGCGCCCGCCGCCGAGGCGGCGGGAACGAGCGCCGTGCGCGTCAACCAGGTCGGCTACGTGCCGGACGGCCCCAAGCGCGCCACGGTCGTCACCACGTCGACGCAGTCCCTCACCTGGCAGCTGCGCAACGTCTCCGGCACGGTGGTCGCCTCCGGCTCAACGGTCCCGCGAGGCGCGGACACGTCCTCCGGCCAGTCCGTCCAGGTGGCGGACTTCTCGTCGTACCAGGCAACGGGCTCGGGGTACGTCCTGGCGGTGGACGGCAGCACCAGCGACCCGTTCGACATCCGGGCGAACCTCTATGACGGGCTGCGCTCCGACGCGATGGCCTTCTTCTACCACCAGCGCAGCGGCACGGCCATCGATTCCTCTCTGGTGGGCCCCGCCTATGCCCGCCCCGCCGGACACCTCGGCGTCGCCCCGAACAAGGGCGACACCTCCGTCCCCTGCCAGTCCGGTGTGTGCGACTACACGCGGGACGTCAGGGGCGGTTGGTACGACGCGGGCGACCAGGGCAAGTACGTGGTCAACGGAGGCATCTCCGCGTGGCTGGTCGTCAACTCCTTCGAGCGGGCCAAACGTGCGGGCACGGACGCGGCGCTGGGCGACTCGACCTTGCGCGTCCCTGAGCGAGGCAACGGTGTTCCTGATGTCCTGGACGAGGCACGCTGGGAGCTCGACTTCCTGATGCGCATGCAGGTGCCCGAAGGCAGGCCATACGCCGGGACGGCTTTCCACAAGATCCACGACGCGGCCTGGACCGGCATCCCGACCCGCCCGGAGCAGGACTCCCAGCCACGCGAGTTGCACCGCCCGTCGACGGCGGCGACCCTCAACCTCGCGGCGACCGCCGCCCAGTGCGCCCGTGTCTTCAGGCCGTACGACGCCGCGTTCGCCGACCGCTGTCTGGTCTCCGCACGCCGGGCCTGGACCGCGGGGCAGGCCAACCCGGCCCTCTACGCACCGGACTCGGACAGCACGGGCGGCGGGGCCTACGGCGACACCCAGGTGAGCGACGAGTTCTACTGGGCGGCAGCCGAGCTCTACGCGACGACCGGCGAGAACGCCTACCTCAACGCGGTCACCTCCTCGTCGTGGCACACGTCAGCGACCGCCTTCACCGCCTACGGCTTCGGCTGGGCCGATACTGCCGCGCTCGGCCGGCTCACCCTGGCCACTGTGCCCAACGGGCTGCCCGCCTCCGATCTCGCGCGTGTCCGCTCCTCGGTGATCTCGGCCGCCGACGGTCACCTGTCCAGAATGGCCGGACAGGGTTATGCGGTGCCCATCCCCGCAGACGGGTACTTCTGGGGCTCCAGCAGCGAGGCCGCCGACAACGCGATAGTCATGGCCGTCGCCGGGGAGCTGACCGGTGAGCGGCGCTACCGCACCGGAGCGCTGGAGGCGATGGACTACCTGCTCGGCCGCAACGCCATCGGCCAGTCCTACGTCACCGGCTACGGCGAGCGGTCCTCGCACAACCAGCACCACCGATTCTGGGCACACCAGGCTGACGCCTCGCTGCCCAACCCCCCGGCGGGTTCACTCGCGGGCGGACCCAACAGCGCCCTGCAGGACCCGGTGGCCCAGGAGAGACTGGCCGGGTGCGCGCCCGCCGCGTGCTACATCGACGACATCGGCTCGTACTCCACCAACGAGGTGGCGGTCAACTGGAACGCTCCGCTGGCCTGGCTGGCCGCCTACGCCGCCGAGCGGACCTCCACCGGTGAGCAGCCCACCGCCGCCTGCACGGTGACGTACCAGGTGGACAACGTCTGGAGCGGCGGATTCACCGCGACCGTAAGCGTCAAGAACACCGGCCCGGCAGCCGTCAACGGGTGGCAGCTCACCTGGAGCTACCCGGGCGGCCAGCGCGTCACCAGCGCCTGGAACGCCACCGTCACCCAGAGCGGCGCCGACGTCTCCGCCCTCAACACCGACTGGAACCGTTCGATCGCGCCCGGCTCGACGGCGAGTTTCGGAGTCCAGGGGTCGCTCAGCGGGAGCAATCCCTCCCCGACGGCTTTCGCCCTCAACGGGAGCGCCTGCGACTGACCCGCTGAGGGTGTCTCGGGCAGCGAGGAGGGCGCGCTGCCCAGGACACGGCCCGATGCCGACGTCCCGTACTGCGAACGTCGCTGGTGGACCAGCGAAGGAAATCTCCGCACAGCGGTTCGAGTTGCCCGGCGTCGCGGTTCCGTGGAACAACCAGGAGCGCCGCGAGGTGTGGGCACCTGCTGTGGGGAGGCGACAGGCGAAAGGGAAGTCGTGATCCCGTACCGTCCTTGACTCCCGAGTGCGTTAGGTCTGGGACGCGGGTTGAACGGCCCACGGGCGATCGGCAATCCAAGTCCGCGAGTGATTCCGACAGCGGGTCTCCCTGGGGCAATCTGCGTATCGCCGTTGCCCGCCCGGTACAGCCGTTCACACGGGCGGACACCGATCAGCCCCGCGGGCTACGACGTCCTCATCCGGCGGCCGAAGCCTCCGGGACTGACTGCGACGGCGAGATGACGGAGGAGGTCACCTCGTTGGTGCTCCAGCGCTGCAACCTGCGAGCCCTGTCCTGCGGGACGGGCTCCAGGAGAATGATCGACCCCTCGGTCCGGCGATCCGGCGTCACTGCGACTCCGGGCTCATCGATGAGCGTGAGGAGACCGTCGGTCGCCAGGTCGTACCGCGTATCACTGGAGTTCTCGCCGTCCGGGCCCGCCGAGGTGTCGCACGGGCGCAGTGCGAGGCTGCCCTCCGGCTCGGCGTTCAGGCAGAGCCCTGGATTCGCCTGGCTCCGCAGCGGCTCTCTGTCCGCCAGCCGCCACACCTGGGTCGGCGATCCCCCGCACTTCGCCGTGACCGCCGGCGCGCCCACCACCGCCGTGGGAGCGTCCACGTCGAGGCACAGCCCGGTTCTGACGTTCCGCAGCTGCGTGACCAGACCATCGCCCGCGCCGGGCGCCGGGGCGGTACCCGGCGACAGGCTGGGAGCGGCGGACGATCCGGCAGCGGGGGCGGACGGGTTCCGCGTCGGCCCGGATGCCGGGCCACCTGCCCGCCCTCCGTCGTCACCGGTTCCGCTCAGGACCATCGGGGTTGCCGCGATCACTCCGAGCAGCACCGCACCCAGGGCGACGGGCACCGGCCACCGGCGGCGCGGCCGTAGTGCTCGACCGCCTGCGACTGCCGGCTCGGCCACGACGCTCGCGTGCTCCGGGACGGTCAGCGACTCCGCACGAGCCAAGGCGAAGGCCTGACGGCCGGGCCGGGTCGCGAGGTAGTCCGCCGCACGGAATCCCAGGACGGCCTCGGCCAGGAGTACAGGCAGCCGGTCCGAGCACTGGTCGAGCTGGTCCGCCGCAGCCCCGCAGTAGGCACAGACACCGAGGTGTTGGAGCACCTCCGTCGGCGTCTCACCGGCCCGGGGCCGGGTGTGGACATCGATGAGGCGGTTGTAACGGCGGCAGCGCTCGTCGGGCACAAGGTCGAGGTGGGCCTGCACGCACTCGTCGCGCAGCAGAGTGCGGGCGCGCTCCGGGTTGAGCAGAGAGGCCTCGGTGCCGAGAACCGCCGCCACCGTCTCGATGTCCTCCGTCTCGACCTCGGTGTGCCACAGCAGTGCCTGGGCGCGATCCGGCAGGTTCAGATAGGCGCGCAGGAGCAGATTCTTTTCGTCGGCCTTGCTGGTCGTAGCGGACGTCGGCTGGACCGCGGCACGGGTTGCGCCGTCGGGCAGATCCGGATGGAGGAGGGATCGTCTGTCGTCGGCACTCCATTCACGGGCGGCGTCGAGGACCGCCGTGAGCAGCCGAGGGCGCCACGGAAAGCCGACGCCGCCGTGCGTTGCCGCGCTGCCGTGGGTGTGCCGGAACGCCTGCCCGGCGAGCCGCTTCGCGGCGCCCGGACTCGTCGCGGTGCACAGCGCCGCGTAGTCCAGGACGGCTCTGCCGTGCAGCGCCAGCAGTTCACCGACCGAGGGCGCGGCATCTCCCGCCTCCCGTTCGCCCGGCTTGTTCTGCTCGGAGACGAATTTTTCTCCGGGCTCGGGGGCAAAGTCCTCGCCATTCACCGAGGTGAAGTCCTCTCCCGATGGCATGTGCTCTCCTCCGACCAACAAGGGCTCCGCCGCGGGAGCACCATCCATGAAACCGGTTCCCCTCCCTGATCCGTACCGTCGGCCTATCGGTCCAACAGTCCGTACGTCCCGCGCGCTGACTCGGTTCACCACGACCGGGAAGCATGGTCGAGGATCCTCGGCTACTCGGTCCTGAGGGCGATCAGGACGTTTGGGCCCAGGACCCGGCAGGAGAGCCAGATCACGGCGAGCGCTCTGCCGTCGCCGGCCGTTACCAGGAACAGGGCAATCCACTCCCCGGGCACAGCCATCTCTGGTAAATCCCGCGCGGCAATTCGGCATCACCGCCGCAGGCACCGTTGCGGGGCCGCGCCGTACCGGACGGCGTGGTCTGGCAGCACGCTGCTGAAGGCCGTCAGCAGCCATCAGAGTGGAGGGCCGCCCTCGAGTCCGACGTGGTGCGTACGACGTCGAACATCCCTGGGAGACAACGAGTCCCGGCCCAGCCGCCCGGAGAGCTTGCAGAGGTACTCCCTGTAGTCGCTCACCTCGACGTAGGCCGTGTGACGGCCGGAGCCGACGAACTTGACCCCGCTCGACAGATCGCGCCGATCCTCGTGAGTAAGGCGCTCGAACAGCGCGGCATGTGCCGGCTGGTGGATCTGGTGGTCGAGCCCGACCAGACCTCGCTGCTCGCGGCTGAACGTGTCGAGGTACAGCTGAGGCCGGCCGCCCTTCCAGTGGCAGTAGCCGGCGGTTACATGCACGCGATGTTCGTGCGGTAGCCGGTGGCGAACACGACGAGGTTGCGCTGCGAACGCTGCGCGGAACGCGGTTCGTCATGCCCTCACCTTGCCCTGTCGCGGTGCCGTACCGGAATCCAGCCAGGGCGAGGGACTGCCGACAGCAGGCGGCGGGTGTATTCGTGCCGGGGAGCATCCAGCACCTGAGCGGTGGGACCGGACTCGACGATCCGGCCGTTGTGCATGACGACGCAGTCGTCGCTGATCTGCCGTACGACGCCCAGGTCGTGAGAGACGAACAGATAGGCCACCCCTGTGGCCTCGCGCAGATCACCCAGCAGGTTGAGTACCTGGGCCTGCACGCTGACGTCGAGGGCTGCGACGGCCTCGTCGAGAATGAGCAGCCGGGGTCGGGCGGCCAACGCGCGGGCGATGGCGACGCGCTGCCGCTGGCCGCCGGACAGGGCCCGGGGGAAAGATCGCCCGACGCGGTCGTCGAGGCCGACCTGTTCCAGCAGCTCGCCGACCTTGGTGGCGCCGTCGCCGTGTTGGCCGAGGACTTCCGCGATCGCGGCGGAAGCGGTCTGACGCGGGTCGAGGGAAGAGTTGGGGTCCTGGAAGACCATCTGCACTTCGCGGGCGCGGCGCAGGCGTTCGGCGCGGCCCACGCGGCCTGTGGACCGGCTGGCTCCACAGATCTCGATGGTGCCGTCGGTGGCTTGTTCCAGACCGGCGATGATGCGGGCGCAGGTGGTCTTGCCGGAGCCCGACTGGCCGACGACGGCCAGGGACCCTCCAGGAGAGACGGCGAAGGAGACGTCGTCGACGGCGGTGAGGAGTTCCTCGGTTCCGTTCGCGCCCTTGACGGTGAAGCTCTTGCTCAGGCCGGTGACGGTGAGCAGGTCAGTCATGGTCGGCCATCTCCTTGCGATTCAGGTGGCCACGGAGTTCCTCCGCGCGGTGGCAGGCGACCTGATGACCGTCGAGCGGCCGTGGGGCCGGGGCCTGTTCCTGGCAGAGGGGTTGCGCGTGCGGGCAGCGGGGCGCGAATACGCAGCCGTGTTCGATCTCGTACGCGGTGCTGGGGCGTCCGGGAACGGCGGCGAGGCGGACCCGTGCCGAGGTGCTGGGGCGGGAGGCGAGCAGGGCCGCGGTGTAGGGGTGCAGCGGGTGCTCGCGGAGTGCGGCCGCGATGCCGGTCTCGGCGATGGCTCCGGCGTACATGACCGCGAGCCGGTCGCACACCGCGGCGGCGAGGTCGAGGTCGTGGGTGATGAGGATCATGGCCAGGCCGCGTTCGCGGCGTTGTTCGTCGAGGATGGCCATGACCTCCTCCTGGGTGGTGACGTCGAGTGCGGTCGTGGGTTCGTCGGCGATGATCAGCCGTGGTTCCGCCAGGAGTGCGGCGGCGATCATGACGCGTTGCAGCAGCCCGCCGGAGAGCTGGTGCGGGTACTGGGCGAGGCGTCGCTCCCCGTCGGGGATGCCCACCTCGGCCAGCCGGCTGACCGCCCGGGCCGCGGCTACGCGGCGGCTGGTTCCCTTGCGCAGGCGCAGCCCTTCGGTGAGGAAGTCTCCTACGGTGCGGACGGGGTTGATGTGGGCACGGGGGTCCTGGTGGATCATGGCGATCTCGGAAGCCCGCCAGTCCCGCAGTGCGCGCGGCGACATGCCGTACACGTCCCGGCCGTCGAAGGTGACGGTGCCCCTCGCACGGACGCCCCGCGCGAGGAGCCGCTGCACGGCGCGCACGGTCATGGACTTGCCCGACCCGGACTCGCCGACGATACCGAGTGCCTCTCCCGCACGGACTCGGAAGCCGACGTCGGTGACGATCGGACACACCTCGTGGTCCGTGAGCACATCGACGCTCAGGTGCGCCACTTCGAGCAGTGCCTCGTCGGTTGTCGTGTTCGAAGTGGTCATGTCCGCGCCTCCGCTCGCTGGGCGAGTCGTTCGCCGAGCACATTGACGGCCACCACGGTCAGGACGATCAGGCTGCCGGCGATGAGGGTCTGCTGCGGGGACCCGTTCAGCAGTGAGGCCCGACCCTCGGAGATCATCAGGCCCCACTCGGAGGCGGGAGCCTGGACGCCGAGGCCGATGAAGGAGATGGCGGCGAGATCGACCAGGGCCGAGCCGAAGGCGACGGTCGCCTGGGCCCGGATGATCGGAAGAAGCGACGGCAGCAGATGCCGCACATTGATCCGCCAGGTGGAGAACCCGGCTATCAGACACGCCTCCACATACGGCAGGTGTCGCTGGCGGACCGCTGCCGAGCGCACGACTCTGGCGAGGAACGGGACATACGCCAGACTCAGCGCGGCGACGGGCGCGGCCCAGCCGGTGCCGAACACACCGACCGCGAGCACGGCGAACAGCAGGCTGGGAAAGGCGAGCAGGATGTCGAGCATTCTGCTGACCACGGTGTCCACCCGTCCTCCGTACCAGGCCATGGCCAGAGCGAGCGCGGTTCCGCCGACGGTCGCGACCAGGACGACGAGGGCCGGGCCGAGCAGACTCAGGGCGGCTCCGGACATGGCCCGGCTCAGCAGGTCCCGGCCCAGGGCATCGGTGCCGAGCAGATGGTCGGCGGAGGGGCCCTGGTCGGCGGCCAGGACGTCGGTCTGCCGGGGATCGTGGGGAGCGAGGAGCGGCCCGAGCACGGCGAGCAGCGCCAGAAGGACGCAGAGCGTCAGGGCGATGGTGAGGACGGGGTCGAAACGGCGGCGTGCGGAGCGTGCCGCGGCGGGCGGAGCGGTGAGCGGCGGTGCGGTGACGGTCATCAGCTGGTCCTCCGGTCGCGGATCCTGGGATCGAGGACCCGGTGCAGACTGTCGATCGCCGTGGTGATCAGGACGAACAGCACGACGAGCAGGAGGCTGATGGCGAGCACGACGTTGTAGTCCTTGGTTGCGACGCTGCTGACCAGGAAGGACCCGATGCCGTCGATCCCGAACGCGGTCTCGACGATCACCGAGCCGGCGACCAGTCCGGCGATCAGCGTGCCGGTGACGGTGATGATGGGGAGGGCTGCGTTGCGCAACACGTGTCGGCGGAAGACGACGGCAGGCGGCACGCCCCGCCCCAGTGCGGTTTCCACATGTTCCCGTGACTGCTCCTCGCGCAGTGCGGTCCGGGTGATCTGGGCGACGTAGGCGCTCCAGCCCACCGCGAGTGACACGGCCGGGAGCGTCAGATGCCACGCTCTGTCGCCGAATCCGCTGCCCGCGCCGATCGTGGGGAACCACTCCAGGCGCAGCGCGAAGACGGTGACCAGCGCGGAGGCCGCGACGTAGCTGGGGATCGCGATGCCGAGGCCGCTCAGCCCCGCGGTGACAGGGCCGAGCGGACGGAACACCGCGCCGAGAATGCCCAGGGCAAGGCCGATGATCACGACCAGCAGGCTCGCGTAGCCGACAAGGAAGAGTGTGGTGCCGAGCCGCGCACCGATGAGTTCGGAGACCGGGGACCGGTGCGCGATCGAGAGGCCGAAGTCTCCGTGGAGGCAGTCGGTCAGCCAGTGGACGTAGCGGAGCGGCAGGGGTTCGTCCAGGCCGAGTTCATGGCGCAACGCCGTGCGCTGGGCGTCGGTGGCTCGGGCGCCCAGGACCCGGCCGACCGGGTCGCCGGGCGCCAGGGACAGCGTGGTGAAGACGGCGAAGGACGCGACGAGGACGGTTGCGGCCGGGCCCAGGACCCAGCGCCACAGTCGGCGCCGGGCCCTGGCCGCCCTCGCAGACCTGGGCGGGGATGTGCTCATGGTGGTACCTCCGTGCCGACGGCCGGGGTGGCCGAATCGGTCACTTCCTGCCGATCAGGGCGAGCGACGGCGTGAACAGGTAGGGGAACGAGGTCGTGGCGCCGGTCAGGTCCTTGCCGAGGTAGCTCACCTCGTAGGTGTTGACCAGTGACGTACCGGTGGCGGCCTTCTCCCAAGCGCTCTGGGAGTCGGTCAGCAGCTTGACGCGCTCGGCGGTGTCGAAGGTCTGCCGGGCCTCGGCAACCGCGTCGAAGACCTTCTGGTCCTCGTAGCCGGCCCAGTTGTAGGGCCCGCCGGGTGTGAAGACGAAGCCGAGGTACTCCAGCGGGTCGGGAGCGCCGTTGAAGTTGGCGCTGAGCAGCAGGTCGGTGCCCTTGCGTGCCTCGGAGTCGTAGAGCATCGTCGAGTACTCCAGGGGCTGGGCCTGGTTGATGGCGATCTTGACGCCGATCTGTTCGGCCTGCTGCTGGATGAGCTGGGCGATGCGGGAGAACGTGTCGTCACCGGCCTGGACGGACAGGGTGAGCTTCTGTCCTGTGTACCCGCTGGACTTCACGAGTTCCTTGGCCTTGTCGAGGTCGTAGGCGTTCTCGGTGGTGTAGCGGTCGGACGCCTTCTTCCAGAGTTCCCTGCCGTCGGGGTCCCAGGTCGAGGATGCGAGCAGGGTGTAGTTGGGCTCGGCTGCGCCGTGGTACACGGCCTCGGCCAGAGCCTCACGGTCGATGGCGATCATCAGTGCCCGGCGTAGATCGGTGTTCTTGAGGGGCCCGTCCGCGGTCGCGACGGCGAACTCGAGCGACTGGGGCGACTGCCCGAAGTACACGGAGCCGGCGGAACCGTTCTGGAGGCTGGGAATGACAGAGGCAGGGACCTCGTAGGCGCCGTCGATCTCACCGGACTTCAGGCCCTGGACGAGAGCTGCGGAATCGGTGACGAAGGA contains these protein-coding regions:
- a CDS encoding ABC transporter substrate-binding protein, which codes for MKRHPRTTVLVAGCCALLTLSACGGSGGKNTADTGKTKVQAQLAAATGDIDKLTWALPKGEPTTIDPVNAVDYSSALVASNLCDTLLRYNPDFTTSPGLATAVQKDDRTVVLTVRDGATFWDGTPVTAEDVAFSLNRGMAPTAVVGFVFANVSSITAAGSSMVTVKFKEPDELFLKELSTVAGLVVQESYTKKAGKSFGTASGGIMCSGPLKLDSWKPGSEIRLTRNDDYWDKEYRSHAAEVILSFVTDSAALVQGLKSGEIDGAYEVPASVIPSLQNGSAGSVYFGQSPQSLEFAVATADGPLKNTDLRRALMIAIDREALAEAVYHGAAEPNYTLLASSTWDPDGRELWKKASDRYTTENAYDLDKAKELVKSSGYTGQKLTLSVQAGDDTFSRIAQLIQQQAEQIGVKIAINQAQPLEYSTMLYDSEARKGTDLLLSANFNGAPDPLEYLGFVFTPGGPYNWAGYEDQKVFDAVAEARQTFDTAERVKLLTDSQSAWEKAATGTSLVNTYEVSYLGKDLTGATTSFPYLFTPSLALIGRK